TCAGAGATATGCCAACACGCTCTAATGTTCACTTCAGGTTTGTTGACTTTACGGATCCATTTCATGTCATATTTCCCGCTCTGGAGCTTGTTGTTGATCTCAACAGAGTACCCGCCCGCGTCGTCTTTGGTCATGTCTTTGATGACCAAAATGGCGGTGCTCGTGTTCAGGCTCGAGCGAGTTTTGAACCTGGGGTAAATCTCCAAAGGAGCGATGTCTTTGAACCAGTCGGCCACCCGATCACCGTTGAACTTCCATATTATGGCCGTGATCTCCCCGGTGACGGGAGGCCTCACCTCGAAGGTCCGCTCGCTGCCGTCCGTGAAGTAACGAAGATCTTGCGCGGTTCCGACGGAACTCAGCGCCGCGAGCAGCACCAACACGCGGATCCGCTGCTCCATCGAACACGGATCGATGTTTATGTCAGCAAAGAAATACTTTCCGTCGGGTCCGCGcccttccttcttccttcttcctaTTTTTTTTCGCTGCAACGAAAATGCAGCGGAAAAACCGTTTGCAGTGTGAAGAGACGAGGACCAGCTGCTCCTCTCAAAGGTGCCCGTCTCACTGCCTGATTAAATGTTCGTTTATATTTAGTGGAAGCAAAGAGTAGAAGAAGTGCGCAAGTCATGTTTCTATGTAGAAATTCCAAATTTTACGTAAAAAACCTTGATCAAGCGTTATAATTTAGCAACATTACGAAGTATTCGAATACTACCAAAGTGTCCTTCAAAACTAAAAGCACTGATTAGTAAAGTCACATATATTATTTGTATAACTTACCAGCTGGCCACATTTAAAGGATTATATTATGAATTATATCTCTAATTACGATGCTAGAGACGTACAAAAATAATGCAGCCACATCCTGAAATCAGCAAGCCACATGTTAGGGAGACTGGAAAATATAAAGAACATCGACGcaaacagaaacaacagaaagaccaataaataaaatgtcgACATTTCACAGCCAAGCATGGTTTCAGGCCCACGCACAAATTACCACCCTGTATTTACCCCCGTACTCTCCCTTCCTTAACCCGATTGAGGAATTTTTCTCATGGTTCATGATAAGCAGCCTCGTGAACAAGTCACTCTGCTCCAGGCCATGGATGACGCCTGCAATGACATCACAGCACACCAGTGTCAGGCCTGGATCCGCCATGCCCAAAGGTTTTTTCCAAGATGTTTGGCTAATGAAAACATCCATTGTGATGTAGATGAGAAGCTGTGGCCAAATCCACAACACAGAGTTGATGACAACGTAGAAGTAAAGTAATCACTCCTGTTTTGTTTCTTACAGTACAAGCAAGCAAGTTGAGGAACACTGCATTTGATGTTTTACAgtactgtcttttcttttctattccATAGATAATTGTTTTtgctttgattcaaataaacCTATGTTGTGATTGTACTGTTGTGTTTTGCATCAATATattgcaaatatattttt
This portion of the Gasterosteus aculeatus chromosome 6, fGasAcu3.hap1.1, whole genome shotgun sequence genome encodes:
- the LOC120821074 gene encoding SLAM family member 9 gives rise to the protein MEQRIRVLVLLAALSSVGTAQDLRYFTDGSERTFEVRPPVTGEITAIIWKFNGDRVADWFKDIAPLEIYPRFKTRSSLNTSTAILVIKDMTKDDAGGYSVEINNKLQSGKYDMKWIRKVNKPEVNIRACWHISDKCTVTCDGGTEEAEPIDYDWRIGTEWKNLTKDIEITKVDHGGEKDITCRMKNPVGEAESKPVNNPLYSLQWSEIVLIVVCLLVLVLLVLLIGLCRRKKRSLKTRDTQEPKPTNPSSDAEKPILSGET